Proteins encoded by one window of Musa acuminata AAA Group cultivar baxijiao chromosome BXJ2-9, Cavendish_Baxijiao_AAA, whole genome shotgun sequence:
- the LOC135622539 gene encoding myb-related protein 2-like isoform X1, whose protein sequence is MYQHQPHQSHNNLLSSRIAAPSERQLFLQRGSTTGESGLVLSTEAKPRLKWNPELHARFIEAVNQLGGADKATPKTIMRLMGIPGLTLYHLKSHLQKYRLGKNLQAQTNIRSTKNIFGCSLAAERTPEDNGSSRNIAAPTNKTMQINEAFTKQIEVQKQLHEQLEVQRHLQVRIEAQGRYLQLVLEKAQERLEKQSLGSVGLEVAKVQLSELVTKVSGECFGNSFLGVEEIPVLHMSQLTPAHFADYSVDSCLTSDRSQKEQDTHDTTIGIRACHKDLPSCMKQFGEDKLEQTQHAWCGDLNEQKIFSSVPEVQRKENNEDRLLEHPSSNRSVVRQETKKQSDGFGLSCLTTELELKIHEDDEGASGCKQFELNGFSWN, encoded by the exons ATGTATCAACATCAACCTCATCAGAGCCACAACAACCTCCTTTCTTCCAGGATAGCAGCTCCTTCAGAGAGGCAATTGTTTCTGCAGAGAGGAAGTACTACAGGAGAGTCGGGACTAGTTCTTTCAACTGAGGCCAAGCCTAGACTTAAATGGAACCCTGAGCTCCATGCAAGATTTATAGAGGCGGTGAACCAACTCGGTGGAGCAGACA AGGCGACCCCGAAAACAATCATGAGACTCATGGGAATTCCAGGATTAACCTTGTACCATCTAAAAAGTCATCTTCAG AAATACAGGCTTGGTAAAAACCTCCAGGCTCAAACAAATATCAGAAGTACTAAAAATA TTTTTGGGTGTTCACTAGCAGCAGAAAGGACACCAGAGGATAATGGATCGTCAAGGAACATTGCAGCCCCCACAAACAA AACCATGCAgataaatgaagcatttacaaagcAAATTGAAGTACAGAAACAGTTACATGAACAACTTGAG GTGCAAAGACACTTACAAGTACGAATAGAGGCACAGGGAAGGTATTTGCAGTTGGTGCTGGAGAAGGCCCAAGAGAGACTTGAGAAGCAGAGCTTAGGTTCTGTAGGGCTGGAAGTTGCCAAAGTCCAACTCTCGGAGCTGGTCACTAAAGTCTCAGGTGAATGCTTTGGCAACTCATTTCTAGGTGTGGAAGAAATTCCTGTCCTGCATATGTCACAACTAACTCCAGCCCACTTTGCTGATTATTCAGTAGACAGTTGCTTGACTTCTGATCGATCACAAAAGGAGCAAGATACACATGACACCACTATAGGGATAAGAGCCTGTCATAAAGATTTGCCCTCATGCATGAAACAATTTGGAGAGGACAAGCTTGAACAGACTCAACATGCATGGTGTGGTGATCTGAATGAGCAGAAGATCTTTAGTTCTGTTCCTGAggtacaaagaaaagaaaacaatgaaGATAGGTTACTTGAACACCCAAGCAGCAATAGATCAGTAGTCAGACAGGAGACTAAAAAGCAATCAGATGGTTTTGGACTGTCATGTCTTACAACAGAACTAGAACTAAAAATCCATGAAGATGATGAAGGTGCATCAGGTTGTAAACAATTTGAACTGAATGGCTTTAGTTGGAACTGA
- the LOC135622539 gene encoding myb-related protein 2-like isoform X4 encodes MYQHQPHQSHNNLLSSRIAAPSERQLFLQRGSTTGESGLVLSTEAKPRLKWNPELHARFIEAVNQLGGADIFGCSLAAERTPEDNGSSRNIAAPTNKTMQINEAFTKQIEVQKQLHEQLEVQRHLQVRIEAQGRYLQLVLEKAQERLEKQSLGSVGLEVAKVQLSELVTKVSGECFGNSFLGVEEIPVLHMSQLTPAHFADYSVDSCLTSDRSQKEQDTHDTTIGIRACHKDLPSCMKQFGEDKLEQTQHAWCGDLNEQKIFSSVPEVQRKENNEDRLLEHPSSNRSVVRQETKKQSDGFGLSCLTTELELKIHEDDEGASGCKQFELNGFSWN; translated from the exons ATGTATCAACATCAACCTCATCAGAGCCACAACAACCTCCTTTCTTCCAGGATAGCAGCTCCTTCAGAGAGGCAATTGTTTCTGCAGAGAGGAAGTACTACAGGAGAGTCGGGACTAGTTCTTTCAACTGAGGCCAAGCCTAGACTTAAATGGAACCCTGAGCTCCATGCAAGATTTATAGAGGCGGTGAACCAACTCGGTGGAGCAGACA TTTTTGGGTGTTCACTAGCAGCAGAAAGGACACCAGAGGATAATGGATCGTCAAGGAACATTGCAGCCCCCACAAACAA AACCATGCAgataaatgaagcatttacaaagcAAATTGAAGTACAGAAACAGTTACATGAACAACTTGAG GTGCAAAGACACTTACAAGTACGAATAGAGGCACAGGGAAGGTATTTGCAGTTGGTGCTGGAGAAGGCCCAAGAGAGACTTGAGAAGCAGAGCTTAGGTTCTGTAGGGCTGGAAGTTGCCAAAGTCCAACTCTCGGAGCTGGTCACTAAAGTCTCAGGTGAATGCTTTGGCAACTCATTTCTAGGTGTGGAAGAAATTCCTGTCCTGCATATGTCACAACTAACTCCAGCCCACTTTGCTGATTATTCAGTAGACAGTTGCTTGACTTCTGATCGATCACAAAAGGAGCAAGATACACATGACACCACTATAGGGATAAGAGCCTGTCATAAAGATTTGCCCTCATGCATGAAACAATTTGGAGAGGACAAGCTTGAACAGACTCAACATGCATGGTGTGGTGATCTGAATGAGCAGAAGATCTTTAGTTCTGTTCCTGAggtacaaagaaaagaaaacaatgaaGATAGGTTACTTGAACACCCAAGCAGCAATAGATCAGTAGTCAGACAGGAGACTAAAAAGCAATCAGATGGTTTTGGACTGTCATGTCTTACAACAGAACTAGAACTAAAAATCCATGAAGATGATGAAGGTGCATCAGGTTGTAAACAATTTGAACTGAATGGCTTTAGTTGGAACTGA
- the LOC135622539 gene encoding myb-related protein 2-like isoform X2 — protein MYQHQPHQSHNNLLSSRIAAPSERQLFLQRGSTTGESGLVLSTEAKPRLKWNPELHARFIEAVNQLGGADKATPKTIMRLMGIPGLTLYHLKSHLQKYRLGKNLQAQTNIRSTKNIFGCSLAAERTPEDNGSSRNIAAPTNKTMQINEAFTKQIEVQKQLHEQLEVQRHLQVRIEAQGRYLQLVLEKAQERLEKQSLGSVGLEVAKVQLSELVTKVSVDSCLTSDRSQKEQDTHDTTIGIRACHKDLPSCMKQFGEDKLEQTQHAWCGDLNEQKIFSSVPEVQRKENNEDRLLEHPSSNRSVVRQETKKQSDGFGLSCLTTELELKIHEDDEGASGCKQFELNGFSWN, from the exons ATGTATCAACATCAACCTCATCAGAGCCACAACAACCTCCTTTCTTCCAGGATAGCAGCTCCTTCAGAGAGGCAATTGTTTCTGCAGAGAGGAAGTACTACAGGAGAGTCGGGACTAGTTCTTTCAACTGAGGCCAAGCCTAGACTTAAATGGAACCCTGAGCTCCATGCAAGATTTATAGAGGCGGTGAACCAACTCGGTGGAGCAGACA AGGCGACCCCGAAAACAATCATGAGACTCATGGGAATTCCAGGATTAACCTTGTACCATCTAAAAAGTCATCTTCAG AAATACAGGCTTGGTAAAAACCTCCAGGCTCAAACAAATATCAGAAGTACTAAAAATA TTTTTGGGTGTTCACTAGCAGCAGAAAGGACACCAGAGGATAATGGATCGTCAAGGAACATTGCAGCCCCCACAAACAA AACCATGCAgataaatgaagcatttacaaagcAAATTGAAGTACAGAAACAGTTACATGAACAACTTGAG GTGCAAAGACACTTACAAGTACGAATAGAGGCACAGGGAAGGTATTTGCAGTTGGTGCTGGAGAAGGCCCAAGAGAGACTTGAGAAGCAGAGCTTAGGTTCTGTAGGGCTGGAAGTTGCCAAAGTCCAACTCTCGGAGCTGGTCACTAAAGTCTCAG TAGACAGTTGCTTGACTTCTGATCGATCACAAAAGGAGCAAGATACACATGACACCACTATAGGGATAAGAGCCTGTCATAAAGATTTGCCCTCATGCATGAAACAATTTGGAGAGGACAAGCTTGAACAGACTCAACATGCATGGTGTGGTGATCTGAATGAGCAGAAGATCTTTAGTTCTGTTCCTGAggtacaaagaaaagaaaacaatgaaGATAGGTTACTTGAACACCCAAGCAGCAATAGATCAGTAGTCAGACAGGAGACTAAAAAGCAATCAGATGGTTTTGGACTGTCATGTCTTACAACAGAACTAGAACTAAAAATCCATGAAGATGATGAAGGTGCATCAGGTTGTAAACAATTTGAACTGAATGGCTTTAGTTGGAACTGA
- the LOC135622539 gene encoding myb-related protein 2-like isoform X3 yields MYQHQPHQSHNNLLSSRIAAPSERQLFLQRGSTTGESGLVLSTEAKPRLKWNPELHARFIEAVNQLGGADKATPKTIMRLMGIPGLTLYHLKSHLQKYRLGKNLQAQTNIRSTKNIFGCSLAAERTPEDNGSSRNIAAPTNKTMQINEAFTKQIEVQKQLHEQLEVQRHLQVRIEAQGRYLQLVLEKAQERLEKQSLGSVGLEVAKVQLSELVTKVSDSCLTSDRSQKEQDTHDTTIGIRACHKDLPSCMKQFGEDKLEQTQHAWCGDLNEQKIFSSVPEVQRKENNEDRLLEHPSSNRSVVRQETKKQSDGFGLSCLTTELELKIHEDDEGASGCKQFELNGFSWN; encoded by the exons ATGTATCAACATCAACCTCATCAGAGCCACAACAACCTCCTTTCTTCCAGGATAGCAGCTCCTTCAGAGAGGCAATTGTTTCTGCAGAGAGGAAGTACTACAGGAGAGTCGGGACTAGTTCTTTCAACTGAGGCCAAGCCTAGACTTAAATGGAACCCTGAGCTCCATGCAAGATTTATAGAGGCGGTGAACCAACTCGGTGGAGCAGACA AGGCGACCCCGAAAACAATCATGAGACTCATGGGAATTCCAGGATTAACCTTGTACCATCTAAAAAGTCATCTTCAG AAATACAGGCTTGGTAAAAACCTCCAGGCTCAAACAAATATCAGAAGTACTAAAAATA TTTTTGGGTGTTCACTAGCAGCAGAAAGGACACCAGAGGATAATGGATCGTCAAGGAACATTGCAGCCCCCACAAACAA AACCATGCAgataaatgaagcatttacaaagcAAATTGAAGTACAGAAACAGTTACATGAACAACTTGAG GTGCAAAGACACTTACAAGTACGAATAGAGGCACAGGGAAGGTATTTGCAGTTGGTGCTGGAGAAGGCCCAAGAGAGACTTGAGAAGCAGAGCTTAGGTTCTGTAGGGCTGGAAGTTGCCAAAGTCCAACTCTCGGAGCTGGTCACTAAAGTCTCAG ACAGTTGCTTGACTTCTGATCGATCACAAAAGGAGCAAGATACACATGACACCACTATAGGGATAAGAGCCTGTCATAAAGATTTGCCCTCATGCATGAAACAATTTGGAGAGGACAAGCTTGAACAGACTCAACATGCATGGTGTGGTGATCTGAATGAGCAGAAGATCTTTAGTTCTGTTCCTGAggtacaaagaaaagaaaacaatgaaGATAGGTTACTTGAACACCCAAGCAGCAATAGATCAGTAGTCAGACAGGAGACTAAAAAGCAATCAGATGGTTTTGGACTGTCATGTCTTACAACAGAACTAGAACTAAAAATCCATGAAGATGATGAAGGTGCATCAGGTTGTAAACAATTTGAACTGAATGGCTTTAGTTGGAACTGA